The Anomaloglossus baeobatrachus isolate aAnoBae1 chromosome 5, aAnoBae1.hap1, whole genome shotgun sequence genome includes the window ggagcttgctctcagggctcacacttgggaattTCTGGACCGTTTATTTTGGAAAGTCCTACCACCCTCGTTGCGCTaacgccccaattctggagcgggtgggaatggatcataaagactccgttctcctcaggtaaattgtcgggttgcctgaagctactccccgacctagagtctgtgtacccctgtcgtgccttcggtcccggaccagtgatggtGCTTGGCTGTCGGCTGTCTTCCTTGACAGATCCAGGccacttgccacaatcccctgcaaccgggggtccgactcctctaggcctagACCACCGTCTGTAACCTAGAGAGTCTTTTCTGAAAGAAAGACTGGTGTGTCttttgggtgtggtgcagggtgcatctaggatttgatttgctgttagaggcaacaccatttagttagggacccagaaccaagaaggAGGCGAAATACTACGCTGGAGGGCAGTttttgcagtaccctgtgacgacctgatagtccaggggcgtcacaccaatatttgggaggcagaatgaacaaaacagGTTGAACATCATGCTCTGAGATGAGATCTACTGCTGGATTGTGCACTGCTTTTATCTTAATTGAATCTTGCTAGTTTAATATCCTAATTTCTATagatatttagaattttttttataaaaaatataatttaaggatactttattaaaaaataatctttattcTTTTCAGATAACTGTTTAACGAGATCCGAGGGAAAACTGACATCTGCAATTTGTAAATCAGATTCAGATGAGCGTATGGACATACAAGATATAACTGAATTATCCACCAATATTCCAGATGTACCATCATCCCTATACAGCAACAATCTGTCATCTGATCCTATTAAACAAGTCttatcttctgattcatcacagactattaagaaaaataaaagttataaaaGGGGAGTTAAAAATCAAACTGTTCTTACAGCAAAAAAGCAATTTTCAAGTGCAGAATATGGAAAAAGTTTTTCCCTTGAAATGTCTTTTGTAACACATAAAAAAATTCATACAATGGATAAAAGATTTTCTTCTTCAGAGTATGACAAAAATCCAATCCAGATATCAGAGATTTTTAGAGATGAGAGAGTTAATGCacgagagaagccgtattcatgttcagaatgtgggaaatgttttgcagaaaaaTCTATTTTTGTcagacatcaaagaactcacacaggggagaagccatattcatgttcagaatgtgggaaatgttttgcagataaatcctATCTCACTATacatcagaaaagtcacacaggggaaaagccatattcatgttcagaatgtgagaaatgttttgataGAAAATCAAGTCTCGTTATACACcttagaactcacacaggagagaagccatattcatgttcagaatgtgggaaatgttttgcagttaAAATGACTCTCAATAAACATCAGATACatcacacaggggataagccatattcatgttcagaatgtgggaaacgttttgcaCGTAAATCACGTCTTGTTCAGCACGAAAGTATGCATACAGGGGTGAGGCCTTttttatgtttagaatgtgggaaatgttttgcaggaaAATCACATCTTGTTCAGCATCGGAAAATACATACAGGggtgaagcctttttcatgttcagaatgtgggaaatgttttgtagagAAATCACTTCTTGTTCGCCACCAGAATAGACATACAGGggtgaagcctttttcatgttcagaatgtgggaaatgttttgcagaaaaaTCAAATCTTCTCCAGCACCAGAAAATGCATACAGGggtgaagcctttttcatgttcagaatgtgggaaatgttttgataGAAAATCAAGACTTCTTATACACCACAGAatgcacacaggagagaagccatatttgtgttcagaatgtgggaaatgttttgtagataAAATCAATCTCGCTAAACATCAGGAATGTCACATaatggagaagccatattcatgttcagaatgtgagaaatgttttcaaTCTAAATCATATCTTGTTCTGCACCAGAAATTACACACAGGGGAgacgccatattcatgttcagaatgtgggaaatgttttgtacgtaaatcacatcttgttaagcACCAGAAAacacatacaggggagaagcctttttcatgttcagaatgtggaaaatgttttgcagaaaaatcacatcttgttccaCACCAGAAACTACATACCGGGGAgatgcctttttcatgttcagaatgtggtaaatgttttgttgagaaatcacatcttgttcagCACCAGAAAATACATACAGGGgataagcctttttcatgttcagaatgtgggaaatgttttgtacagaaatcCTATCTTGTTAAGCACCAGAAAatacatacaggggagaagcctttttcatgttcagaatgtgggaagtgttttgtAAAAAAATCATATCTTGTTCAGCACCAGAAAatacatacaggggagaagcctttttcatgttcagaatgtgggaaatgttttgtacagaaatcCTATCTTGTTAAGCACCAGAAAatacatacaggggagaagcctttttcatgttcagaatgtgggaagtgttttgtAAAAAAATCATATCTTGTTCAGCACCAGAAAATACattcaggggagaagcctttttcatgttcagattgtggaaaatatttttcacaaaaatcagATATGCTTAGACACCAGAAAATTCACTAGAGTTTTTAGAACCATATTCATGctaagaatgtgggaaatgttttagtcagaaatcacttTTAGCTGTCCATCAGAAAACTTATACAGAGCAAAAGCCCTTTCTATGTTCAGAATGTAGAAAATGTTTTACCCAAAAATGGCATCTTCTTGTACAGTAATGGAAAtccgtatttgatcccttgctgattttgtaagtttgcccactgatagacatgaacagtctataattgtaagggtagattaattttaatagtgagagaatatccaaaataaaatccagaaaatcacattgtatatatttatttgcattttgtaaagagaaataagtatttgatccctctggcaaacaagacttaatacttggtggcaaaacccttgttggcaaacacagcagacttttttttgtagttgatgatcaggtttgcgcacatgtcaggaggaattttggtccactcctctttgcagatcatctttaGATCTTAGACAACATTTGAGGAGTAAATAAATACCCAACAAGAATAACAGTGATTTCAATAAATAAAATTAGTTTATTacataaatgtaaaaaatatgCATATCAAAAATAATAAATTCATTATAATAACAATAGTGCTTCAACACGAGGGACGAAAAATAAGCAATATGGTAGCGATAATGCGTGCACaataatatatataaagctgactTGTTTATATCAAATGAAACCGTTCATTCCGTTATGTATCAATCAGAAATATACAAGAGAACAATCAAATTTAATAAAGTTTTAACAGTGACTTTCAGGCATCCTGGAAGTTTTTTATATGAATAAATAAAATAGATAGTCAAAAGGATAAGATCTTATAATGTGTGGGTAAAAATTGATGTTAAGAATACTAGGCAACCCAAATGAAAAAACTACTAGCCAGTATACAAGTATAAAGTTTTAACAGTGACTTTCATGCATCCTGGaagtttttattataaataaataaaatagatagTCAAAAGGATACGATCTAATAATGTGTGGGTAGAAATTGATGTTAAGAATACTAGGCAAACCAAATGAAAAGACTACTAGCCAATATACATTCTGATATGTGATCACAGTGCATTAATGTGCAAAATCAGTGCAAAAAAATgagacaaaaaatatataaaaataagtgTAAGGAATTGGTAACTCTAAAATCTTAGTGATTTAGGATAGCAATAATTTGGTTAGAATGGAAAACACGTGTAAGTAGAAAACCATAAAAAAGTGCAACTTAAATGAACACATAGGAGATATGTATGGCTAGGATATTCAATTCCGACTAATCAAAAATCACCCAGATATCGATCAGAAAATCACTGGAAAAAATTCCTATATAGTCACTTTGTTAAGAGTAGAATAAACGGAAAAAATATGATGACTGATTGAGAAATATTAGCTGATCAATAATCGTGTGGGTGTCAgtaaagaaaaatacaaaaatcaaCTGAATGCCGCATGGATGAAAATAGAACACAGGTGGAGTTAAAACAGTAGATGCAGCAAGGTCTCCACGTGGAAAAAATGCAATGTGCAAATAGTAGTGGATCAAACCAAAGTGCAAGGGCTGTGCACAATATAGCAGGCAGCAATAAGCCCGGCTTAATTTAAGTAAACAAGCAGCCAATATACGTACGCCCCCTGAGGAAAAATATATTGAAACGTACGTCAAGGTAGAGGGACGATACAGCACTGCACTTTAGTTAATTATTATTGCTTTGTAGCACGTTAGCACTTTCTATTATTGGCTGCTTGTTTACTCAATCAGTCATCATATTTTTTCCGTTTATTCTACTCTTAACAAAGTGACTATATGGGAATTTTTTCCAGTGATTTTCTGATCGATATCTGGGTGATTTTTGATTAGTCGGAATTGAATATCCTAGCCATACATATCTCCTATGTGTTCATTTAAGTTGCACTTTTTTATGGTTTTCTACTTACACGTGTTTTCCATTCTAACCAAATTATTGCTATCCTAAATCACTAAGATTTTAGAGTTACCAATTCCTTAcacttatttttatatattttttatatattttttgtctcATTTTTTTGCACTGATTTTGCACATTAATGCGCTGTGATCACATATCAGATTGTATATTGGCTAGTAGTTTTTTCATTTGGGTTGCCTAGTATTCTTAACATCAATTTTTACCCACACATTATAAGATCTTATTCTTTTGactatctattttttttatttatataaaaaactTCCAGGATGCCTGAAAGTCACTGTTAAAACTTTATTAAATTTTATTGTTCCCTTGTATATTTCTGATTGATACATAACGAAATGAACGGTTTTATTTGATATAAACAagtcagctttatatatattattGTGCACGCATTATCGATACCATATTGCTTATTTTTCGTCCCTCGTGTTTAAGCACTATTGTTATTATAATGAATTTATTATTTTTGATATGcatattttttacatttatgtAATAAACTAATTTTATTTATTGAAATCACTGTTATTCTTGCTGGGTATTTATTTACTCCTCAAATGTTGTCTTGAATCTAGTCTACAGTGAACACTTTTTTCAGACCTCTGTTGTTAATTCATCTTTAGATCttgaagattttgaggctgtcgcttggcaactcggagcttcagctccctccgtaAGTTTTCTATGTGATTAAGGTCTGGAAACTAGCTAGGCCACTCTATGACCTTAATGTACttcttgagccactcctttgttgccttggcaatatgttttgggtcattgttgtgctggaagacccagccatgacccattttacttgtaaataatttttattcaataaattcAATAACACAATAAACAGGTGTTTGTTTTCCATGCGTATAAAATAACCCATCACAGATGATAATACATAAATCATTGTTCAAGTAGCTTATAAGAGTATTAGAGTAATCATAAAAGAAATATCATCAATCTTGGTTAAATAATAATAAGTATTGTCATTGAAAACCAACGTGGTAATAAAATTTGTCTAAACTATGAATTGTGGcaaaataaggctggtttcacatcagctgtattttgccgcactgccggatccggcacaaatgcggtacagttctatacagttcacaggcattgcagcaagctccagtcacatgctgtcacatgctccggtcacatgacagactGTGACAGGAGCTTGCCACGATACCTGTGACCTATatagaactgtactgcatttgtgccgcaaagtaccgctgatgtgaaaccagcctaacaatatAGATATGAGTTAAGCTAGTATTCCTTTGTAAAGACTTTACATAATTCAGAAAAAAAGACTAAAAAGAAAAAGATATAGCAAGAGGAAACAAAAGGAGAGGAGAGGTGTAGAAAAAAAGAGAGGAGGGGGCGTGGCTTGGGACACATGTAGAGCAGAAGTGTTGAGGGAGAGCTCCTGCTTTGGATCCTGCTATTATCCGGATTTACCAGCTGTTTTTGCAGTTGCACTGACCCTGGTGGACTACAATGTCATCCAGCACACCCAGGAGAGCTTTGCACCCTGACACCAACAAGAACTGCTCTAAAAAGGGGGAGAAAGCTGGCCAGAACTCTGTTAATGCTTTCTCTAAGATGGCACCAACCCCAAGAATCCCTGCCAGCAACAGAGTGTCAGAGGTGGCAAGCAAGCTGGAGATATTTGCTAGAAGCCTCCGGGAACAGCTCTTATCTCCGTGGACACCTCTAATAACAAATCTACTCACAGCATGGACCAGGAGGGGAGGTTTGAGGTCGGAGAGAATGTgagtaagggctaagccacacggcgagaaaatcggtgcgagtggagtgcaataaaacatcgcattccactcggaccaattctagcctgtgtgtcagcacacatgagctattattttctcagccctaatcggaccgagaaaacaatcgcagcatgctgcgattgtaatgcgagactcttttctctctcacccattcaagtgaatggggcgagagaaaaatcgcactgcactcgcggtacactggtgtactgcgcgtgcagagcgagaatcacaatagccagctacggaagagagagagagagaaatcgccccccgcagctgaggtccacacgcacagtcggacctcagtcgcaaggatactagcatgacactcggctcctgctatgctgccagcgtgagccgaatgtcatgcgagcatcgcagtagtgccccgtgtggccccggccttacctgATGCCTGACTTTCCAGCATTTCAGCAAACACACCCTGTGCAGTTTGTGGCGGAgagtgggggagggggggacaTGGAGGAACTGTCTCCTGTTATCTCTGAACCTACACTGGGAGATGTGCTGACAGCAATTAAtgtgtgtaaggggtacttctcacatagcgaaatcgctagcgagatcggtGTTGAGTCACAGGTTttttgacgtaccagtgacctcagcgatctcgctgtgtgttacactaagcagcgacctggcccctgctgtgaaatcgctgatcgttacacactgctctggttcattttttgctcgttgctctcccgctgtgaagcacacatcgctgtgtttgacagcaagagagcaacgatctgaatgtgcagggagcagagagccggcttctgacagctgcagacgctggtaaccaaggtacacatcgggtaactaatcgaagcgctttgcttggttacccgatatttaccttggttagtagcgtacgccgctctcaggctgccactactggctccctgcacacgtagccagagtacacatcgggtaactaagcgaagcgctttgcgtaccctggctacgagtgcagggagccagcgctaagcggtgtgcgctggtaaccagggtaaatatcgggtaaccaagtaaagcattttgcttagttacccgatatttactttgcttaccaagcgcagcattgtttccacgagtcgctggtggctggtcactggtcgctggtgacatctgcctgattgacagctcaccagtgaccatgtagcgacgtaccagcgatcctgcccaggtcatatcgtggtcggaatcgctggtagatcgtttagtgagatggtaccctaatAGCACACTAACAACCCTGAGCATACAGATGGGGACTGTCACATCAGATGGGGCCTGCATTAAACATGAGCTGTGGGGGACTGACAGAGTGAGAGAATTAGAGACACGTCTGGGTACAGCAGAAGACAAGTTACCACCAATAGCCCAGGATCTGGGGAGAGCCACACAGAATGTCGCCATGTTATTAAATAAAGTGGATGATTTGGAAAACCGATCTCAAAGGAGCAACCTGCAGCTGGTGGGAGTCCCAGAGAAAGCGGAAGGCAATGACCCTCTGACATTCTTTGAAAGATGGCTGATGGAAACCATAGGAAAGGAGGCACTTTCCCCCTTCTTTACTGTTGAAAGAGCACACCGAGTACACGCTCGTCCTCCCCGCCAGGTGCACCGCCAAGACCTATCCTGCTTAAACTCCTGCACTTTAAGGACAGAGACTCCATCTTGCGCAGAACCAGGGACATTAAAGATCTTGTGATTAGCGGCAACAGGGTCTCGATCTTCCTGGACTTCTCCATGGAGGTGCAACGCAAAAGGGCATAATTCCTTGATATTAAAAAACGTCTACGCAACCTGCAAGTACCATACTCTATGATATACCCTGCTAAATTACGCATTGCTGTAAATGGAGAGACTCACTTTTTTGATACAGTGGGAGCTGCAATATCCTGGCTGGATGTCAATGAGTGATCTATATGGAGCAGAAATACTTGAATGGCCCTTTCTCCCCACCAGGTGTTGCTGTTATGAAGGACGCTATGCTGTTACAAGTATTGTTCTATATTCCATTTAGGATTTCAGGCAGAGGGTCACTGTTTTGTGGCCTACACCCTTTGAAGAGTAGAACTGTAGGTCTCCCCTTGCCTGCATGGGTTTTGGGCTAGTGTTTAGCCCTGGTTCTCTCCATTCGAGAGGAATGTATACATTGTCTCCATGTTGGGAGaatactgtgctgtatactgttGTACGATATTGTGTTTTTCTCCTTGTATTGTTTTCTTACTTTCTGTCCTATTCTTTATGTATGTTGGATACAGTGCGCTCCAGTCGTGTCGCTTTGTCCGCTAACAATAGGCAATGGCAGAACCCACCTCTCTTTGCTGGTAGACAGCAATATTTCCTCGGTCCATTTTGTAATTTACACTTATGGCACCAGTAATAAACATTGTGGCATGGAATGTTAGGGGGCTTGGGATGAAATAAGAGATGCGTGGTTTTTACTGATCTACAAAAATTCCTTTCCGGCTATTTTGTGTGTATCTGATACCCACATGGTGAAGGATAACATTCATTGGCTGAGAAGAAAGTGGATTATGCATGAATACCATTCCACGTATTCGACCCACACTCGGGGTGTGAGCatattggtgcacaaatccattccAATCTCCTGTACCAAATCAGtaattgacccggggggcagatttgtttGTCTATTTtgcacagtatataatatacaactCATTTTGGTAGCAGTATATATCCCACCGCCAATAAAAAAGATACTTCATGTTCTTGACTCTTTCCCCACTGTACCAACCCTTTTGATAGGGATACAATTAGGTATTAAAATCTCCTATCTAGACAAGCTTCACTCAGGAAATATATCGGTGGACGTTGCCCCAACTTCCTTTGCTAGGACATTGGAGGAGCTAGGTATGGTAGACCTTTGGCGTATTAAGAACCCCACAACTGAGCAATTTTCCTATTATTCTAGCTTACATCACactatgtcacggatagacctggctattggtaACTCACTCATGACTTCCTACACACAGACAGTGGCTTATTTACCTAGAAGTGTGTCGGACCATTCACCACTGCATGTTGAACTATCATGGGGGAACCCCCTCACCCTGCCTAGACCTGTTTGGAGACTTAACCCCTTTTGGATTCAGCTTATAGGGGAGGTCTCTGAATACAGACATTTTAGAATTTTTCCACTTGAACGAGAGTTCCACACCGTCACACACAGTGTTGGATTCTATGAAAGCCTTTGTAAGGGGTCTATATATCAGAGAGATATGTTCCCGTAAAACCCAAAATAGACAGTATACCCAATATTTTACTCAGGAATTGTCTGATGCGGAAGCTGCGGTGGTGTTAAATCCGACAGAGGGAAACAAAAAACTCCTAGAGAATGCACAAACATCACTGAGGGAGAATCTTCTGTCTGCGGCAACTAATAAGCGCTTTTTCCTCAAGCAGAAATTCTTCATGGAGGGGGAAGGGGTGGGACACCTGCTGGCCACGATCATTAAAGCACAGGATAGCTCCTCTTATATTAATAGATTGGTAATGGACACTGTTGATATAGTGGAAGATGGTGAGGACATAGTTGAAGAAATACGCGCATATTACTTGCATTTATATACCTCAGAGTGTAGCTTTACAGAGGCTGAGATTGAGCGGTATCTTGATGCCTTCCCTCTCCCTAAATTGATGGATGAGGATAGGGACTTGCTGGATGGGGATATTCTGTtggaggagttggaggaggagctTAGCCAGACACAGAATGAAAAGGCTCCGGGTACGGATGGCTTGTCTGGGGAGTGTTTTAAAACTTATGCTCCTCTGTTACTACCCAAATTGCTTaaagtatttgaagaggctgagagGCAGATGGTTCTTCCACCCTCTATGAAAGAAGCACTAATAGTCCTAATTCTGAAACCAGGGAAAAATCCCGAAGccgaatcagg containing:
- the LOC142312179 gene encoding uncharacterized protein LOC142312179 encodes the protein MDMDRDKMAERILHFTLEILFRLTGEDYTVVKKTSSERCQDPVSEGWGRPLSSITRPSSHPLIHEDINDQKILELTYKMIELLTGEVPIRCQDVAVYFSMEEWEYLEGHKDLYKDVMMEVPQPLTSPVLSSKRTTPERCPRPLLPQDCNQEDPNVPQDHQLLTISNSLGGYIYTRILLIDPSRMDKDRDKMAERILHLTLEILLRLTGEDYTVVKKTSSERCQDPVSEGWGRALSLITGSPPHPPIHEDINDQKILELTYKMIELLTGEVPIRCQDVTVYFSMEEWEYLEGHKDLYKDVMMEVPQPLTSPVLSSERTTPERCPRPLLPQDCIQENPNVPQDHQGEDLTHINTTETYVRSDEQCKEEIPTDNHTDNCLTRSEGKLTSAICKSDSDERMDIQDITELSTNIPDVPSSLYSNNLSSDPIKQVLSSDSSQTIKKNKSYKRGVKNQTVLTAKKQFSSAEYGKSFSLEMSFVTHKKIHTMDKRFSSSEYDKNPIQISEIFRDERVNAREKPYSCSECGKCFAEKSIFVRHQRTHTGEKPYSCSECGKCFADKSYLTIHQKSHTGEKPYSCSECEKCFDRKSSLVIHLRTHTGEKPYSCSECGKCFAVKMTLNKHQIHHTGDKPYSCSECGKRFARKSRLVQHESMHTGVRPFLCLECGKCFAGKSHLVQHRKIHTGVKPFSCSECGKCFVEKSLLVRHQNRHTGVKPFSCSECGKCFAEKSNLLQHQKMHTGVKPFSCSECGKCFDRKSRLLIHHRMHTGEKPYLCSECGKCFVDKINLAKHQECHIMEKPYSCSECEKCFQSKSYLVLHQKLHTGETPYSCSECGKCFVRKSHLVKHQKTHTGEKPFSCSECGKCFAEKSHLVPHQKLHTGEMPFSCSECGKCFVEKSHLVQHQKIHTGDKPFSCSECGKCFVQKSYLVKHQKIHTGEKPFSCSECGKCFVKKSYLVQHQKIHTGEKPFSCSECGKCFVQKSYLVKHQKIHTGEKPFSCSECGKCFVKKSYLVQHQKIHSGEKPFSCSDCGKYFSQKSDMLRHQKIH